In Streptomyces sp. RFCAC02, the following proteins share a genomic window:
- a CDS encoding DUF5655 domain-containing protein codes for MKLFVVAEEVREVIPRLAVVETDVQGLVEARMETLLGVRYLASEYSTGAVHGSRIDSLGLDENGAPVIVEYKRGTDAGVISQGLFYLARLLDRKDAFRRLVRDRIGSRAAADRLWSRPRLICVAGGFTRYDLHAVREHRHSIDLVRYRWFGDTHVGLETVASTVSPGDARQEPAFRSTRETNSATAELAQAVHHTLLDLGDDVIAVQRKRYRAYRRLRNFACVCTPRKSGLLVYLKADPKTIDLLPGLVRDVTGQGHHGTGNLELRLHTPNDLKRARPYFRDSYAAA; via the coding sequence TTGAAGTTGTTCGTCGTCGCGGAAGAGGTGCGGGAGGTCATTCCTCGGCTGGCTGTGGTCGAGACGGACGTGCAGGGGCTGGTCGAGGCGCGCATGGAGACGCTGCTCGGTGTGCGCTACCTGGCGAGCGAGTACAGCACGGGGGCGGTGCACGGAAGCCGGATCGACTCGCTGGGCCTCGATGAGAACGGCGCGCCGGTGATCGTCGAGTACAAGCGTGGTACGGACGCTGGAGTGATCAGCCAGGGGCTCTTCTACCTGGCTCGGCTCCTCGACCGCAAGGACGCCTTCCGCCGGCTGGTCCGTGACCGGATCGGATCACGGGCCGCAGCCGATCGCCTGTGGAGCAGGCCCAGGCTGATCTGCGTCGCCGGCGGCTTCACCCGCTATGACCTTCACGCCGTTCGTGAGCACCGGCACAGTATCGACCTGGTCCGCTACCGATGGTTCGGCGACACCCATGTCGGCCTGGAGACCGTCGCTTCCACCGTCTCCCCGGGCGATGCCAGACAGGAGCCGGCGTTCCGGTCCACCCGCGAGACGAACAGCGCGACGGCAGAGCTCGCCCAGGCGGTGCACCACACACTGCTCGACCTCGGCGACGACGTCATCGCAGTGCAGCGCAAGCGATACCGCGCCTACCGGCGGCTGCGGAACTTCGCCTGCGTCTGCACCCCCCGGAAGTCCGGGCTGCTGGTCTACCTGAAGGCCGACCCGAAAACGATCGACCTGCTCCCCGGACTCGTACGAGACGTGACCGGCCAGGGGCACCACGGCACGGGCAACTTGGAACTGCGTCTCCATACGCCGAACGACCTGAAACGAGCACGCCCCTACTTCCGTGACAGCTACGCTGCGGCGTAG
- a CDS encoding serine/threonine-protein kinase, producing MSSGMRLAGVALRDRYVLRRRLGRGGMGEVWLGLDSELGREVAVKVMLALPGDGSVRRFRREADTLAGLQHPGITVVHDAGRHEPYHFIVMELLRGHDLAHVLAGHPGGLPHLRVLDLTRQTVDALAAAHRHGIVHRDVKPANLFVQAGDRVKVCDFGIARNAEASGTVTATGLVIGTPAYMSPEQWEGKETDARTDLYALGVVMFELLTGQPPFPAAQPFYALMRQHVEQAPPRPGTLRPGIPRDLEEVVMALLAKDPRRRPDSRTLAAALAAPTAPHAAPTVTAERPAPAPETRRDHGPPSPPPTAASTWAEPGPTAPTYVLRRTLKVKPHRGVSGMTFSPDGRVLAVGDREGGVRLWDPHTGTRLRRLTGPVGWVRAVVFSPDGSTLATAGGGDKVVRCWDPHTGTLRRQLTGHTGWVRSVAFSPDSRTIATGDTDGSLHIWDAHTGGKRFTLGDPVGSVLALAFSPDGSTLAAGGYRGVARVERTRSGNRSRRLGGVTSSVAAVAFSPDGRSLAAGGADASVHVWDARTGGRHHRFTGYTAPLAHLAFSPDGHLLMAGDTHANLHIRNARTGKQLLILPGQPELEHMGRMALTPDGRLLAVGFRDRVQLWSVHVRAL from the coding sequence GTGAGTTCCGGAATGCGCCTCGCCGGAGTCGCGCTCCGCGATCGGTACGTGCTCCGGCGGAGGCTCGGCCGTGGCGGCATGGGCGAGGTCTGGCTGGGCCTGGACTCCGAACTGGGGCGCGAGGTCGCGGTGAAGGTGATGCTCGCCCTGCCGGGCGACGGGTCGGTACGGCGCTTCCGGCGGGAGGCGGACACCCTTGCCGGGCTCCAGCACCCGGGGATCACCGTGGTGCACGACGCAGGCCGCCACGAGCCGTACCACTTCATCGTCATGGAACTCCTGCGGGGTCACGACCTCGCCCACGTCCTGGCCGGACACCCCGGGGGCCTGCCCCACCTCCGTGTGCTCGACCTGACGCGGCAGACCGTGGACGCTCTGGCGGCCGCGCACCGGCACGGGATCGTCCACCGTGACGTGAAGCCGGCGAATCTGTTCGTGCAGGCGGGGGACCGGGTGAAAGTCTGCGACTTCGGCATCGCCCGCAACGCCGAGGCGTCCGGGACCGTGACCGCGACCGGTCTCGTGATCGGCACCCCCGCGTACATGTCGCCCGAGCAGTGGGAGGGGAAGGAGACCGACGCGCGGACCGATCTCTACGCCCTGGGCGTCGTCATGTTCGAACTCCTCACGGGCCAGCCCCCGTTCCCCGCGGCTCAGCCCTTCTACGCGCTGATGCGCCAGCACGTGGAGCAGGCCCCGCCCCGCCCCGGCACGCTGCGTCCCGGCATACCGCGCGACCTGGAGGAGGTGGTCATGGCGCTGCTCGCGAAGGACCCCCGCCGGCGGCCGGACAGCCGGACGCTGGCCGCGGCACTGGCGGCGCCCACCGCCCCGCACGCCGCGCCGACGGTGACCGCCGAGCGGCCTGCGCCCGCGCCGGAGACCCGCCGCGACCACGGACCGCCGTCCCCGCCGCCCACCGCCGCCTCGACATGGGCGGAGCCCGGCCCCACGGCGCCCACGTACGTGCTGCGCCGCACGTTGAAGGTGAAACCCCACAGGGGGGTGTCCGGCATGACCTTCAGCCCGGACGGCCGCGTCCTCGCCGTGGGCGACCGCGAAGGGGGCGTACGCCTCTGGGACCCGCACACCGGCACACGGCTCCGCCGCCTCACCGGACCCGTCGGCTGGGTCAGGGCCGTCGTGTTCAGCCCGGACGGGAGCACGCTCGCCACGGCGGGCGGCGGTGACAAGGTCGTGCGCTGCTGGGATCCGCACACGGGTACGCTCCGCCGTCAGCTCACCGGACACACCGGCTGGGTGCGCTCCGTCGCGTTCAGCCCCGACAGCCGCACCATCGCGACGGGCGACACGGACGGGTCGCTGCACATCTGGGACGCGCACACGGGCGGGAAGCGGTTCACCCTCGGCGATCCGGTCGGTTCCGTGCTCGCGCTGGCGTTCAGCCCGGACGGCAGCACGCTGGCCGCCGGGGGCTACCGCGGCGTGGCGCGCGTCGAACGCACCCGTTCCGGGAACCGGAGCCGCCGCCTGGGCGGGGTGACCTCCTCGGTGGCCGCCGTGGCGTTCAGCCCGGACGGCCGCAGCCTCGCCGCGGGCGGCGCGGACGCGTCGGTCCACGTGTGGGACGCCCGTACCGGTGGACGGCACCACCGGTTCACCGGGTACACCGCTCCCCTCGCGCACCTCGCGTTCAGCCCGGACGGCCACCTGCTCATGGCGGGCGACACGCACGCCAACCTCCACATCCGCAACGCCCGCACCGGGAAGCAACTGCTCATCCTCCCCGGTCAGCCGGAGCTGGAGCACATGGGCAGGATGGCGCTCACCCCGGACGGCCGCCTCCTCGCCGTGGGCTTCCGGGACAGGGTCCAGCTCTGGTCCGTCCATGTCCGGGCACTGTGA
- a CDS encoding TetR family transcriptional regulator, translating to MTGTRREIPNDPGRRDRILDAALDVVAEGGVAGATHRRIAARAGVPLGSLTYYFEGMDDLLTQAFARLADTMSHLYRRTVRRARSTAEAEAAVVELICGPDYATDRDLTLIFEMYAYANHHPAVRDITRSWTARSRESLALHFTPGVARALDALVEGWPMHGRFDAAPLDRALVAGVVHAVVDAAPHLPAAPHLPAASPPD from the coding sequence GTGACCGGAACACGGCGTGAGATCCCGAACGATCCGGGCCGCAGGGACCGCATCCTCGACGCCGCCCTCGACGTCGTCGCCGAGGGCGGCGTCGCCGGGGCGACCCACCGCAGGATCGCCGCCCGGGCCGGCGTCCCGCTCGGTTCGCTGACGTACTACTTCGAGGGCATGGACGACCTGCTGACGCAGGCGTTCGCCCGCCTCGCCGACACGATGTCGCACCTCTACCGGCGCACGGTGCGGCGCGCCCGTTCGACCGCCGAGGCCGAGGCGGCCGTCGTCGAGCTGATCTGCGGGCCGGACTACGCCACCGACCGCGACCTGACGCTCATCTTCGAGATGTACGCCTACGCCAACCACCACCCGGCGGTACGGGACATCACGCGCTCCTGGACCGCGCGCAGCCGGGAAAGTCTGGCACTCCACTTCACCCCCGGGGTCGCCCGCGCCCTCGACGCCCTGGTCGAGGGCTGGCCCATGCACGGCCGCTTCGACGCGGCACCCCTGGACCGCGCCCTCGTCGCCGGAGTCGTGCACGCCGTCGTCGACGCCGCGCCGCACCTCCCCGCCGCGCCGCACCTCCCCGCCGCGTCACCACCGGACTGA
- a CDS encoding MFS transporter, with protein sequence MTADPGTRRTAAFALFFLPGLAMASWVTRTPDVRDLLGASTGRMGLVLFGLSVGSMAGILCSGPLVARWGARYVIAAGTLATATGCGVIGLGAAAGTDPAVAAGLALIGVGMGGGEVALNIEGAEVERLLGRSTLPAMHGCYSLGTVVGAVGGMLLTAVSFSVLWHLVIVTAVVLAVLLSVIRHVPTEVGRRTGAGAPGRDTARPGVWREPRLLLIGGIILALAMAEGTANDWLPLIMVDGHGFDAALGSAVYAVFAASMTAGRFAGGRFVDRYGRATALGASAVVGAAGIALVILVDNQAVAAAAAVLWGIGASLGFPVALSAAGDSGDNSAARVTLAATIGYIAFLVGPPSLGRLGEQFGLRNALFLVLGLVVAATFATPAARTARPVTEAAPADREGSGAGQPRVGGAAK encoded by the coding sequence GTGACTGCCGACCCCGGCACGCGCCGCACCGCCGCGTTCGCCCTGTTCTTCCTGCCCGGGCTGGCGATGGCGTCCTGGGTGACCCGGACACCCGATGTGCGCGATCTGCTCGGCGCCTCGACCGGCCGCATGGGGCTCGTCCTCTTCGGCCTGTCGGTCGGGTCCATGGCGGGCATCCTGTGCTCCGGTCCGCTCGTGGCGCGCTGGGGCGCCCGGTACGTCATCGCGGCCGGGACGCTGGCGACCGCGACGGGCTGCGGCGTCATAGGACTCGGCGCGGCGGCGGGGACGGACCCGGCCGTCGCCGCCGGACTCGCGCTGATCGGCGTGGGGATGGGCGGCGGCGAGGTGGCCCTCAACATCGAGGGGGCCGAGGTGGAGCGGCTGCTCGGCCGTTCCACCCTGCCGGCGATGCACGGCTGCTACAGCCTCGGCACGGTGGTCGGGGCGGTCGGCGGCATGCTCCTGACCGCCGTCTCCTTCTCCGTCCTGTGGCACCTCGTCATCGTGACCGCCGTGGTCCTGGCCGTGCTGCTCTCCGTGATCCGCCACGTGCCCACCGAGGTGGGGCGCAGGACGGGCGCCGGCGCGCCGGGCCGTGACACCGCGCGCCCCGGGGTGTGGCGGGAACCGCGGCTGCTGCTCATCGGCGGCATCATCCTGGCGCTCGCCATGGCGGAGGGCACGGCGAACGACTGGCTGCCGCTGATCATGGTCGACGGCCACGGCTTCGACGCCGCGCTCGGCTCGGCCGTGTACGCGGTGTTCGCGGCGTCGATGACCGCGGGCCGGTTCGCCGGCGGCCGGTTCGTCGACCGGTACGGGCGCGCCACCGCCCTGGGCGCGAGCGCCGTGGTCGGCGCCGCCGGCATCGCGCTGGTGATCCTCGTCGACAACCAGGCCGTCGCCGCGGCCGCCGCGGTCCTGTGGGGCATCGGCGCGTCGCTGGGCTTCCCGGTCGCGCTCTCGGCGGCCGGCGACTCGGGCGACAACTCCGCCGCCCGGGTCACCCTCGCCGCCACCATCGGCTACATCGCCTTCCTCGTGGGGCCGCCGTCGCTCGGCCGGCTCGGCGAGCAGTTCGGGCTCCGCAACGCCCTGTTCCTCGTCCTGGGGCTGGTGGTGGCCGCGACCTTCGCCACCCCCGCGGCCCGCACCGCGCGGCCCGTCACCGAAGCCGCGCCGGCGGACCGCGAGGGGTCCGGCGCCGGTCAGCCCCGTGTGGGCGGTGCGGCGAAGTAG
- a CDS encoding SDR family oxidoreductase: MRVLVTGASGWIGSAVVPELIGAGHEVVGLARSDASAAALTAAGADVVRGTVDDLDVLRDAAAGADGVIHLAFKHDVAFGGDFRGAAEADRRAVDVFGDALAGTDRPFVLAGGVAGLAPGRLLTERDMPAVDGSPTSVRSATSLAALDLAGRGVRSSVVRLSPTCHGEGDQGFMAALVATARDRGVSGYPGDGANRWPAVHRLDAARLFRLAVEKAPAGSVLHGVAEEGIALRDIAGTIGRHLGVPVTSVAPEEVAGHFGWLGAFAGIDAPASSALTRDLLGWEPTRPGLIADLDEGHYFAAPPTRG; encoded by the coding sequence ATGCGTGTCCTCGTCACCGGCGCGTCCGGCTGGATCGGCTCCGCCGTCGTCCCCGAGCTCATCGGCGCCGGGCACGAGGTCGTCGGCCTCGCCCGCTCCGACGCCTCCGCCGCCGCCCTGACCGCCGCCGGGGCCGACGTCGTCCGCGGCACCGTCGACGACCTCGACGTCCTGCGGGACGCGGCGGCCGGCGCGGACGGGGTGATCCACCTCGCCTTCAAGCACGACGTCGCCTTCGGCGGCGACTTCCGGGGCGCCGCGGAGGCCGACCGCCGCGCCGTCGACGTCTTCGGCGACGCGCTCGCCGGCACCGACCGCCCGTTCGTCCTGGCCGGCGGAGTGGCCGGGCTCGCCCCGGGCCGGCTGCTCACCGAGCGGGACATGCCCGCGGTCGACGGCTCGCCGACCTCCGTCCGGTCGGCCACCTCGCTCGCCGCGCTCGACCTCGCCGGGCGCGGTGTGCGCTCGTCCGTGGTGCGGCTCTCCCCGACCTGCCACGGCGAGGGCGACCAGGGCTTCATGGCCGCCCTGGTCGCCACGGCCCGCGACAGGGGCGTCTCCGGATACCCGGGCGACGGCGCCAACCGCTGGCCCGCCGTCCACCGCCTCGACGCCGCGCGGCTGTTCCGCCTGGCGGTCGAGAAGGCGCCCGCCGGCTCCGTCCTGCACGGTGTCGCCGAGGAGGGGATCGCGCTGCGCGACATCGCCGGGACCATCGGGCGCCACCTCGGTGTGCCCGTGACGTCCGTGGCGCCGGAGGAGGTCGCCGGGCACTTCGGCTGGCTGGGCGCCTTCGCCGGCATCGACGCCCCGGCGTCGAGCGCCCTGACCCGTGACCTGCTGGGCTGGGAGCCGACCCGTCCCGGTCTCATCGCCGACCTGGACGAGGGGCACTACTTCGCCGCACCGCCCACACGGGGCTGA
- a CDS encoding TetR/AcrR family transcriptional regulator, which produces MSRWEPDARGRLTRAALRLYGERGFEQTTVAEIAKCAGVTERTFFRHFADKREVLFGGSETLEERFAGAVADAPPAAAPMDALAAGLDAVAGLFADRRAFARERQTVIMANAELRERELTKLASLSAALAGALRTRGVAEPAASLAAEAGVAVFKVGFERWLTTADEDAMAPVLRETLTALRAATAGS; this is translated from the coding sequence ATGAGCAGATGGGAGCCGGACGCGCGGGGGCGCTTGACGCGGGCAGCGCTGCGGCTCTACGGGGAGCGGGGGTTCGAGCAGACGACCGTCGCGGAGATCGCGAAGTGCGCCGGCGTCACCGAGCGGACGTTCTTCCGCCACTTCGCCGACAAGCGCGAGGTGCTGTTCGGCGGCTCGGAGACGCTGGAGGAGCGGTTCGCGGGGGCGGTCGCCGACGCGCCGCCGGCGGCGGCGCCGATGGACGCGCTGGCCGCGGGCCTCGACGCGGTCGCCGGGCTGTTCGCCGACCGCCGTGCGTTCGCACGCGAACGGCAGACCGTGATCATGGCGAACGCGGAGCTGCGGGAGCGGGAGCTGACGAAGCTCGCCTCGCTGTCGGCCGCGCTCGCCGGCGCCCTGCGCACACGCGGCGTCGCGGAACCGGCCGCGAGCCTGGCCGCCGAGGCGGGCGTCGCCGTGTTCAAGGTCGGCTTCGAACGCTGGCTCACGACCGCGGACGAGGACGCGATGGCGCCGGTGCTGCGGGAGACACTGACCGCGCTCAGGGCGGCGACGGCCGGCTCCTGA
- a CDS encoding type II toxin-antitoxin system VapB family antitoxin: MRFAAEAAVKRRLRQEFFDARDAGELDFGEIVASTGPRRADGSLPRDGRSTSLLPPGTADG; encoded by the coding sequence GTGCGGTTCGCCGCCGAGGCGGCCGTCAAGCGCCGGCTGCGGCAGGAGTTCTTCGACGCCAGGGACGCCGGCGAGCTGGACTTCGGCGAGATCGTCGCGAGCACCGGACCCCGCCGCGCCGACGGTTCACTGCCGCGTGACGGGCGATCGACGAGCCTGCTCCCGCCCGGCACCGCCGACGGCTGA
- a CDS encoding glycoside hydrolase family 16 protein: MLAALLMAPPASGTVPPTPAGWTLQWSDDFNGSAGSLPSNANWRIDTGRSYPGGPDAWGTGEIQTYTDSPSNLGLDGSGNLRITPLRDSAGNWTSARIETQRADFKAPADGVLRIESRIQMPNVTGDAALGYWPAFWALGSPYRGNYWNWPAIGEFDIMENVNGINSVWAVLHCGVNPGGPCNETNGLGASRACPGASCQSAFHTYRFEWDRSTSTEQLRWYVDDQLFHTVNESQMSAAHWASMTEHAGYFILLNVAMGGGFPNGVAGFTTPTASTVPGRSMLVDYVAVWTRGGGGTTEPPVDGPTLYLRDGGTLSTATGSAATTSLTSAGGTNHDGTPYQQRTFTATGVNGQYNGGSTAFDAFVDAGTTVANGQQVRVSYDRTGDGSWDRVETYAYFATDPVPGYEHYTQARGLKSATGSHGDLVNGRVRVEVWNAIGAGASTVGIGNQSFVRIPFG, translated from the coding sequence ATGCTGGCCGCGCTGCTCATGGCACCACCGGCCAGCGGCACGGTGCCGCCGACCCCGGCCGGCTGGACGCTCCAGTGGAGCGACGACTTCAACGGCTCGGCGGGCTCTCTCCCCTCGAACGCGAACTGGCGGATCGACACGGGCCGCTCGTACCCGGGAGGCCCCGACGCCTGGGGCACCGGCGAGATCCAGACCTACACCGACTCGCCGTCGAACCTCGGTCTCGACGGCAGCGGCAACCTGCGCATCACACCGCTGCGCGACTCCGCCGGCAACTGGACGTCCGCCCGGATCGAGACGCAGCGGGCCGACTTCAAGGCACCGGCCGACGGCGTGCTGCGCATCGAGAGCCGCATCCAGATGCCGAACGTCACCGGTGACGCCGCGCTCGGCTACTGGCCCGCGTTCTGGGCGCTGGGCTCCCCCTACCGGGGCAACTACTGGAACTGGCCGGCCATCGGCGAGTTCGACATCATGGAGAACGTCAACGGCATCAACTCCGTGTGGGCCGTGCTGCACTGCGGCGTCAACCCCGGCGGCCCCTGCAACGAGACGAACGGCCTGGGCGCCAGCCGCGCCTGCCCGGGGGCGAGCTGCCAGTCGGCGTTCCACACCTACCGGTTCGAGTGGGACCGCTCGACGAGCACGGAGCAGCTCCGCTGGTACGTGGACGACCAGTTGTTCCACACGGTGAACGAGAGCCAGATGAGCGCGGCCCACTGGGCCTCCATGACGGAGCACGCGGGCTACTTCATCCTCCTCAACGTCGCGATGGGCGGCGGCTTCCCGAACGGTGTCGCCGGGTTCACCACGCCCACGGCGTCGACGGTCCCCGGCCGGTCGATGCTCGTGGACTACGTCGCCGTCTGGACGCGCGGTGGCGGCGGCACGACCGAGCCGCCCGTCGACGGCCCCACCCTGTACCTGCGGGACGGCGGCACGCTGAGCACGGCCACCGGTTCCGCGGCCACCACGTCCCTCACCTCGGCGGGCGGTACCAACCACGACGGAACGCCGTACCAGCAGCGGACGTTTACGGCGACGGGTGTCAACGGGCAGTACAACGGCGGCAGCACGGCGTTCGATGCGTTCGTGGATGCCGGGACCACGGTCGCGAACGGCCAGCAGGTACGGGTCTCCTACGACCGCACCGGTGACGGCAGTTGGGACCGTGTGGAGACCTACGCGTACTTCGCCACCGACCCGGTGCCCGGCTACGAGCACTACACGCAGGCCAGAGGGCTGAAATCGGCCACCGGCAGCCACGGCGATCTCGTGAACGGGCGGGTCCGCGTGGAGGTGTGGAACGCGATCGGCGCCGGCGCGAGCACCGTCGGCATCGGCAACCAGTCGTTCGTGCGCATCCCCTTCGGCTGA
- a CDS encoding aminotransferase class I/II-fold pyridoxal phosphate-dependent enzyme, which yields MLGEYPIHGRGAAEISASVEQAVADGRLAPGASLPPLRDLAERLGVNANTVAAAYRALRDRGVIETAGRRGSRVRARPASAPRDTRLTVPAGARDLSGGNPDPALLPRLGPALAAAAARADRSPMLYGGPSIDPGLARAARAAFDRDGVPDGPVAVTSGSLDCIERVLTAWLRPGDAVAVEDPGWGALLDLVPALGMRPVPVPVDDEGPLPDQAARALAGGARALVVTARAQNPTGAAIGARRAEALRAVLAAHPDTLLLEDDHGHGIVDLPLHPLAGHGPRWALVRSTAKAYGPDLRLAVWTGDPVTVDRVRGRQRLGPGWVSHLLQHAVTELWRTDAVDPGAVARSYGARRDALRTALAGRGVTAHGRSGMNVWVPVPDETAAVAALLHSGWAAAPGTRFRLRSGPGMRLTVSPLGERDIAPLADAVAAAVRPAATASDRRYD from the coding sequence GTGCTAGGAGAATATCCGATCCACGGGCGGGGCGCCGCCGAGATCTCCGCCAGCGTCGAACAGGCCGTCGCCGACGGCCGTCTCGCCCCGGGAGCGTCCCTCCCGCCCCTCCGCGACCTGGCCGAACGCCTCGGCGTCAACGCCAACACCGTCGCCGCCGCCTACCGCGCCCTCCGCGACCGCGGCGTCATCGAGACGGCGGGCCGCCGCGGCAGCCGCGTCCGCGCCCGGCCCGCGAGCGCCCCCAGGGACACGCGCCTCACCGTGCCGGCCGGCGCCCGCGACCTCTCCGGCGGCAACCCCGACCCGGCCCTGCTGCCCCGTCTCGGCCCGGCCCTGGCCGCGGCCGCCGCGCGGGCCGACCGCTCCCCGATGCTGTACGGCGGCCCCTCCATCGACCCGGGTCTCGCCCGCGCCGCCCGCGCCGCGTTCGACCGCGACGGCGTACCCGACGGCCCCGTCGCCGTCACCTCCGGCTCCCTCGACTGCATCGAACGCGTCCTGACCGCCTGGCTGCGCCCCGGCGACGCCGTGGCCGTCGAGGACCCCGGCTGGGGCGCCCTGCTCGACCTCGTCCCCGCCCTCGGCATGCGGCCCGTGCCCGTACCCGTGGACGACGAGGGGCCGCTGCCCGACCAGGCCGCCCGCGCCCTCGCCGGCGGCGCGCGCGCCCTCGTCGTCACCGCCCGCGCGCAGAACCCCACCGGCGCGGCCATCGGCGCCCGCCGCGCCGAAGCGCTCAGGGCCGTGCTCGCCGCGCACCCGGACACCCTCCTCCTGGAGGACGACCACGGGCACGGCATCGTCGACCTGCCCCTGCACCCCCTCGCCGGACACGGCCCGCGCTGGGCGCTGGTCCGATCCACCGCCAAGGCGTACGGCCCGGACCTGCGGCTCGCGGTGTGGACGGGCGACCCCGTCACCGTCGACCGCGTCCGCGGCCGGCAGCGCCTCGGCCCCGGCTGGGTGAGCCACCTCCTGCAGCACGCCGTCACGGAGCTGTGGCGCACCGACGCCGTCGACCCCGGCGCCGTCGCCCGCTCCTACGGCGCGCGCCGCGACGCGCTGCGCACCGCGCTCGCCGGACGCGGCGTCACCGCCCACGGCCGCAGCGGCATGAACGTGTGGGTGCCCGTCCCGGACGAGACGGCGGCCGTCGCCGCGCTGCTCCACAGTGGCTGGGCCGCCGCCCCCGGCACCCGCTTCCGCCTGCGCAGCGGCCCCGGCATGCGGCTCACGGTCTCCCCGCTGGGCGAGCGGGACATCGCGCCGCTCGCCGACGCCGTCGCGGCAGCCGTCCGGCCGGCCGCGACGGCGTCCGACCGGCGCTACGACTGA
- a CDS encoding pyridoxamine 5'-phosphate oxidase family protein encodes MSQTDTDRYLPTPRTTPTRARHRVAYDRDLVHAILDEGWLCHLAFVRDGLPAVLPTLYARVGERLYLHGSTGARPVREAAAAPGGMPVCLTVTHVDGLVLARSAFHHSVNYRSVVVHGTARPVTDAAERARAFDAVVDQVVPGRSADCRPGDVKELAATALLAVDLAEVSAKVRAGGPIEEPDDLDLPHWSGVLPVRTQYGAPVAADEGRRVPLPAYLAAYAGR; translated from the coding sequence ATGAGCCAGACCGACACCGACCGCTACCTCCCCACCCCCCGGACGACACCCACCCGCGCCCGGCACCGCGTGGCCTACGACCGGGACCTCGTGCACGCCATCCTCGACGAGGGCTGGCTCTGCCACCTGGCGTTCGTCCGCGACGGTCTGCCCGCCGTCCTGCCCACCCTCTACGCGCGCGTCGGCGAGCGCCTCTACCTCCACGGCTCCACCGGCGCGCGCCCGGTGCGGGAGGCCGCGGCCGCGCCGGGCGGGATGCCCGTGTGCCTGACGGTCACCCATGTCGACGGGCTGGTGCTGGCGCGTTCGGCCTTCCACCACTCCGTCAACTACCGCTCCGTCGTGGTCCACGGCACGGCCCGGCCGGTCACCGACGCCGCCGAGCGCGCCAGGGCGTTCGACGCCGTCGTGGACCAGGTGGTGCCGGGCAGGTCCGCCGACTGCCGCCCGGGCGACGTGAAGGAGCTGGCCGCGACGGCGCTGCTCGCCGTCGATCTGGCCGAGGTCTCCGCGAAGGTCCGCGCCGGCGGTCCGATCGAGGAACCGGACGACCTGGACCTGCCGCACTGGAGCGGCGTCCTCCCCGTCCGGACGCAGTACGGGGCACCGGTGGCGGCCGACGAGGGCCGGCGGGTACCGCTGCCCGCGTACCTCGCGGCGTACGCCGGGCGCTGA
- a CDS encoding DUF4232 domain-containing protein gives MALQHRLQHRRALALTTLTALAVLAAGGCGEQTDDSSAADSPSAPAGEESESPGKEHTPGDSGGTDSGDAAGGSESGSGDDAQNGAEDGGEEEGTTPSDWCTGDRVSAEVTVLDSGAGQRHGALVLTNSSDAACRTQGWPGLELTGADGSALPTTTVRDESQESEPLTLQPGESAWSQLHWTIVAGEDDPADGTCGPEPAGLSVIPPDAYDATVAEWDLGPVCGQGTIEALPLAPGTGPGA, from the coding sequence ATGGCTCTTCAGCACCGCCTCCAGCACCGTCGCGCTCTCGCGCTGACCACCCTGACCGCGCTCGCCGTCCTCGCCGCCGGCGGCTGCGGCGAACAGACGGACGACTCGTCCGCCGCCGACAGCCCGTCCGCGCCCGCCGGGGAGGAGAGCGAGTCGCCGGGCAAGGAGCACACACCGGGCGACTCCGGCGGCACGGACTCCGGCGACGCGGCGGGCGGATCGGAGTCCGGCTCCGGGGACGACGCGCAGAACGGCGCGGAGGACGGCGGGGAGGAGGAGGGCACCACACCGTCCGACTGGTGCACCGGTGACCGCGTCAGCGCCGAGGTGACCGTCCTCGACTCCGGGGCCGGCCAGCGGCACGGCGCCCTGGTGCTCACCAACAGCTCCGACGCCGCCTGCCGCACCCAGGGCTGGCCCGGCCTCGAACTGACCGGTGCCGACGGCAGCGCCCTGCCCACCACGACCGTCCGCGACGAATCCCAGGAGTCCGAGCCGCTCACCCTCCAGCCGGGCGAGAGCGCCTGGTCGCAACTGCACTGGACCATCGTCGCGGGCGAGGACGACCCGGCCGACGGCACCTGCGGCCCCGAACCGGCCGGCCTCAGCGTGATCCCGCCGGACGCCTACGACGCCACCGTGGCCGAATGGGACCTGGGGCCGGTCTGCGGCCAGGGCACGATCGAGGCCCTTCCGCTCGCGCCGGGCACGGGCCCCGGCGCCTGA